One segment of Carya illinoinensis cultivar Pawnee chromosome 13, C.illinoinensisPawnee_v1, whole genome shotgun sequence DNA contains the following:
- the LOC122292651 gene encoding uncharacterized protein LOC122292651 has translation MSDDSPVLEILTNTPTSETTSPAGTSKPTLDIASPSGSLSKTQSAIRSLSSILPTTTPPDLCTALSLLHDHEVASNISFLLRQPNSGAGDDNLCRWLYDTFQSGEPDLQLVVLRFLPIIAGLYLSRVSLSKPLAGFEAVLLALYAHETTSRAGQPITVNVPDLSHPSVYHESVSPTKNNSTAFNLAVLSPSLEPLGTVRSTKRARIVGVALELYYSKIFQMPIGSKIDFCDFCVVWAGHEADVGKDSDYGASELLGANESRERMGKEGRIPLPWELLQPVLRILGHCLLGTRENKELFDAAWAACRSLSARSIHDIDPRAILATGSLLRLGKMAMEPKDDYDPTEVQTSGVITI, from the coding sequence atgtcGGACGACAGTCCTGTCTTAGAAATATTGACAAACACTCCCACCTCAGAAACCACTAGCCCCGCCGGCACATCAAAACCCACACTCGACATAGCTTCACCATCTGGTTCGCTCTCCAAAACTCAATCAGCTATCCGATCCCTCTCCTCCATCCTCCCTACAACCACTCCCCCTGACCTCTGCACCGCTTTATCTCTTCTGCATGACCATGAAGTCGCCTCCAATATCTCCTTCCTCCTCCGCCAGCCCAACTCCGGCGCTGGCGATGACAACCTCTGCCGCTGGCTCTACGACACCTTCCAATCTGGTGAGCCTGACCTCCAACTCGTTGTCCTCCGCTTCCTTCCCATCATCGCAGGCCTCTACCTCTCTCGCGTTAGTCTCAGCAAGCCCCTAGCAGGCTTCGAGGCGGTCCTCTTGGCCCTCTATGCCCACGAGACCACTTCTCGTGCAGGCCAACCAATAACCGTTAACGTACCTGACTTGTCGCATCCGAGTGTTTACCATGAATCCGTATCCCCCACTAAAAACAACTCCACGGCCTTTAACCTAGCCGTTCTATCTCCCAGTTTGGAGCCTCTTGGAACTGTCAGGTCTACGAAAAGGGCTCGGATAGTTGGGGTGGCTCTAGAGTTGTATTACAGCAAGATATTTCAGATGCCAATCGGGTCCAAGATTGACTTCTGCGACTTTTGTGTGGTTTGGGCTGGCCATGAAGCGGACGTGGGCAAGGACAGCGATTATGGTGCGAGTGAACTGCTTGGAGCGAATGAGTCGAGGGAGAGGATGGGGAAGGAGGGGAGGATTCCTCTTCCATGGGAGTTGCTGCAGCCGGTTTTGAGAATTCTGGGTCACTGCCTTTTGGGAACAAGAGAAAATAAGGAACTGTTTGATGCGGCATGGGCGGCATGTAGAAGTCTATCTGCGAGGTCTATACATGATATTGATCCTAGGGCAATTTTGGCCACTGGGAGCTTGCTTAGGCTTGGGAAGATGGCTATGGAGCCCAAGGATGATTATGATCCAACTGAAGTTCAAACCTCTGGTGTCATCACAATCTGA